Genomic segment of Deinococcus radiopugnans ATCC 19172:
TGCGCCGCTGCCTCACGGGCCAGCGCCCCCAGCGCCGAAGGCACCCGGTCCAGCGCGCGGCGGGGCTGGCCCCCCTGTTCGGCGGCCTTGATGGCCTGCCAGTTGCGGACCACCTCGGCGCTGCCGCTGACCTGGGTCTCTCCGAACACGTGCGGGTGACGCCGCACCAGCTTGCTCACGATGGACCCCTCCACGTCCGCGTACCCGAAGGTGCCCGCCTCCTCGGCAATCACGCTGTGAAAGGCCACCTGCAGCAGCACGTCGCCCAGTTCCCCGGCCAGCTCCGCCGAGCTGCCGCCGTCGATGGCGTCCACCGCCTCGGCCGCTTCCTCCAGCAGGTAGGGGCGCAGCGAGGCGTGGGTCTGCTCGGCGTCCCAGGGACAGCCGTCCGGGGCGCGCAGGCGGCGCATGGTGTTCAGAAGGTCCTGCATGCGGTCCACTGTAGCGCCTGAGGCGGCGGGGTTTTGTGGATCTGGTGCGGCGGCGCAACACGCGCCTCATGTCCGCTTCACGGCCCATCAGACGGGCTGTGCTGCACTGTGACCATG
This window contains:
- a CDS encoding MazG family protein encodes the protein MQDLLNTMRRLRAPDGCPWDAEQTHASLRPYLLEEAAEAVDAIDGGSSAELAGELGDVLLQVAFHSVIAEEAGTFGYADVEGSIVSKLVRRHPHVFGETQVSGSAEVVRNWQAIKAAEQGGQPRRALDRVPSALGALAREAAAQRLAGVSGGRDQLSAALEAAPDTPQGVADVLAAAVAWARAHGVDAELALRDHTTRTLEALPDETAAP